In the genome of Aspergillus luchuensis IFO 4308 DNA, chromosome 2, nearly complete sequence, one region contains:
- the medA gene encoding transcriptional regulator medA (COG:K;~EggNog:ENOG410PI13): protein MSTFQKPPHTALIDYDSARSLHDGIPYQGYGQAPYVTATTLVPSPMPDHASQISDCVPYMANGEYASSYEEGRSPMLAAENRQIPEVVSYSPQRGSEGTRVFVQIQSPYDLHSSSYATLYLVFGSKKCECVPHFLGFQGASFQYALSVDTPPFSSTGSPSFAVPLQVSMDHNDCHAITLQVGVYTYEHASMQSPSDESRKRRVPPYADEPLSRAPKRVTGPPMHAKESPSVSSATYSPYLQSLPAMNSFVSPHHTAASPRVPSTQYPGLSNTSQASIRAPSPITPSYSPSFLAVSNDARSTTYTIGHPLRQQSQASPGRFGNPTLIRTSTLQQSGAYGQTQSFNPYAMCPTKAVLKLNGDLDSMTESWSREEREAKRRLVQFTRMQSGSTIHADFKPVAPEDRAPNSICISCIYWDGKDECFVTSVDTIYLLESLVGVRFTVEEKNRIRRNLEGFRPLTVSKAKADSEDFFKVIMGFPAPKPRNIEKDVKVFPWKILSHALKKIIGKYSASYSSISGTLATPIGSNYTSNGAASDSGTEPQNAASPQSVSDTAAPANYGASLAASTYTPPSMTGGSELRGGLASVNQPYSSALATPYSYPSVCQQQSQLGLTATVNSRTWELNPVLNSATATGNPSSSACYNYLAPMPYSVHGQAHGS, encoded by the exons ATGTCTACTTTCCAGAAGCCCCCGCACACGGCGTTGATCG ACTACGACTCAGCTCGATCTCTGCATGATGGCATTCCGTACCAAGGCTATGGCCAGGCACCTTATGTGACGGCCACCACGCTGGTTCCTTCCCCCATGCCCGATCACGCAAGCCAGATATCGGACTGTGTGCCCTACATGGCGAACGGAGAGTATGCGAGTTCCTACGAAGAGGGTCGTTCACCAATGCTGGCCGCTGAGAATCGCCAAATACCGGAAGTTGTCTCCTACTCGCCCCAGAGAGGCTCCGAAGGCACCAGGGTCTTCGTCCAGATTCAATCGCCATATGACCTCCACTCATCATCCTATGCGACTCTTTACCTGGTCTTCGGCTCGAAAAAGTGCGAATGTGTTCCTCACTTCCTCGGCTTCCAGGGTGCCTCGTTTCAATATGCACTTTCCGTCGACACACCTCCTTTCAGCTCCACGGGCTCCCCGTCGTTCGCAGTTCCCTTGCAAGTGTCCATGGACCATAATGACTGCCATGCAATCACCCTACAAGTGGGAGTTTATACCTATGAACATGCTTCGATGCAGTCGCCTTCCGACGAGTCTCGCAAGCGGAGGGTGCCTCCATACGCGGACGAACCCCTCTCCAGGGCACCCAAACGAGTCACCGGCCCACCAATGCATGCAAAGGAATCGCCCAGCGTATCCTCCGCGACCTATTCACCGTATCTGCAGTCCCTGCCGGCAATGAATAGCTTCGTCAGCCCACACCACACGGCGGCATCGCCGCGAGTTCCTTCGACCCAGTATCCTGGCCTATCTAACACGTCTCAAGCGTCTATCCGGGCGCCATCACCTATCACCCCATCATACAGCCCGTCGTTCCTCGCGGTCAGCAACGATGCACGAAGCACTACTTACACTATCGGCCATCCTCTGCGTCAGCAAAGCCAAGCATCGCCAGGCAGGTTCGGAAATCCCACCCTCATTCGCACGTCGACATTGCAACAGTCGGGCGCATATGGCCAAACGCAGTCATTCAATCCCTATGCTATGTGCCCGACGAAGGCAGTGTTGAAGTTGAATGGTGACCTCGATTCAATGACGGAAAGCTGGTCCAGGGAAGAGCGGGAGGCAAAGCGTCGGTTGGTTCAATTTACACGGATGCAGAGTGGCAGCACAATCCACGCAGACTTCAAGCCTGTGGCGCCTGAAGACCGTGCTCCTAATAGTATCTGCATCAGTTGCATCTACTGGGATGGGAAAGACGAATGCTTTGTTACCAGCGTTGACACCATCTACTTGCTCGAGTCCTTGGTGGGAGTCCGTTTCAcggtggaagagaagaaccgCATCCGCAGAAACCTGGAAGGCTTCCGACCACTTACAGTGTCGAAGGCCAAGGCTGACAGTGAGGACTTTTTCAAAGTCATCATGGGGTTTCCCGCACCAAAGCCCAGGAATATCGAGAAGGACGTGAAGGTTTTCCCATGGAAGATCCTCAGCCATGCCCTCAAGAAGATAATTGGTAAATAC TCTGCTAGTTACTCTTCGATTTCTGGAACCCTGGCCACCCCGATTGGATCGAACTACACCAGCAACGGCGCTGCCTCTGACTCTGGCACTGAGCCTCAGAATGCAGCGTCGCCCCAGTCCGTGTCTGATACTGCTGCGCCAGCCAACTACGGAGCCAGCCTAGCTGCCTCGACATATACACCCCCTTCTATGACGGGCGGTTCTGAACTGCGAGGCGGACTGGCTAGTGTCAATCAGCCCTATTCTTCCGCCTTGGCTACGCCCTACTCGTACCCTTCTGTCTGTCAGCAGCAGAGTCAACTTGGGCTCACAGCCACTGTGAACAGCAGAACTTGGGAGCTGAATCCTGTTCTCAACTCTGCCACAGCCACTGGaaaccccagcagcagcgcgtGCTACAACTACCTTGCTCCCATGCCGTATTCCGTGCATGGCCAGGCCCACGGGTCTTGA